The DNA region TCTGCTCAAGGATGGTGGGCACCAGCGAATCAACCACGCGCCCGGTGGACGGCAGGCGCACGGCGGGGTTCCGGCGTCGGGCGTCCCGGACCATCCGGGGGAGCGTGGCATGGAAGCCCGCCTCGTCAAAGGCGGACCAGTCGTCCCTGGCCCCCAGCAGGGCCGGCACGTCGGCCAGGGCCGCAGCGGAGCCGGGACCCCATGCCTGCACATCGATGTGCGGCTCGCCGGGGTCACTGCAAGCGCCGCTTTCGCTGCCACCGGAGCTGCCGGCCGGGCCGGCAAGGCGCAGGGTTACCGGACCGTCCGCCGTCGTAAAAGCCGTCCACAGCCCGTCCGGCCGTAGGGAAAAGGACGGATCCCCGTTGCCCCGCAGCAGGACGCCAAGGGTCTGGTGCAGGCTGTAGGGCCCGCCGGGATGCCACCGCAGGGACGCGTCCGCGGCGGCTGCGAGCCGGGCCGGGGCATCTGCGATGGTCATGCAATCATCGTCCCACGCGTGGCTGACAAAACCGCCCAGGGAGGTCTCGGCGGCAGCTTTCCAGCAGCCCTTAACCGGCGCCGTGCGAAGGACTAGACTCCCAGATGTGGCGCGGGTCCGCCGCGCTTTCCCTTCGAGCAGTCAGGTGAATGCAATGGGTGGAGTGGTGCATTTTGAAATCCCCGCGGATAACCAGGAGCGCGCGAGGAACTTCTACAAGGAGGCCCTTGGCTGGAGGATCGACCCCATGCCGGAGATGAACTACAACGTGGTCATCACCACCCCGATGGACGAACAGACCGGCCGGCCCACCGAGCCAGGGGCCATCAACGGCGGGATGATGGCCCGCGAAGGCGACCTGAAAACCCCGGTCATCACGGTGGACGTGGAGGACATCGATGCCACGCTGAAGACGGTCGAGCAGCTCGGCGGATCGGTGGTCATGCCCAAGGACGCCATCCCCGGCATGGGCTACTACGCCTACTTCAAGGACACTGAGGGCAACATCATGGGGCTCTGGGAGAACCTCCCGGCGGGACAGGCCACGGGCCAGGGTGCCGGCGAGGGCGCTGCGGAGGGCATGGGCGGCTGAGGAGACGGTAACTTTGTACCTATGAAGTACGCCCAGTCCATCCTGGACCTCATCGGCAATACCCCGCTCATCAAGCTCAACCACGTAACGGACGGCATTAAGGCCACGGTCCTGGTCAAGCTGGAGTACCTGAATCCCGGCGGTTCCATCAAGGACCGCATTGCGGCCAAGATGATTGAGGAAGCCGAACGGGACGGCAAGCTCCTCCCGGGCGGAACCATCGTGGAGCCTACGTCCGGAAACACCGGCGTGGGACTGGCCCTGGTTGCCCAGCAAAAGGGCTACAAATGCATTTTCGTGGTGCCGGACAAGGTGGGCGAGGACAAGCGCGCCGTCCTTCAGGCCTATGGTGCCGAGGTGGTGGTGACGCCCAGCGCCGTCACCCCGGACAGCCCGCAGAGCTACTACAGCGTTTCGGACCGGATCGTCACCGAAACGCCCGGCGCCTACAAGCCAGACCAGTTCTCCAACCCGGCCGCCCCCGGAAGCCACTACGAGTCCACCGGGCCGGAGATCTGGCACGACACCGACGGCCGGGTCACGCACTGCGTGATCGGCGCCGGAACGGGGGGGACCATCACGGGCACCGGGCGGTACCTCAAGGAGGTTTCCGCTGACCGTCCGGAGTCCGACGGCGGCCGGGTCAGGATCATCGGGGCGGACCCCGCGGGCTCGGTCTACTCCGGCGGCACGGGGCGCCCGTATTTCGTGGAGGGCGTGGGCGAGGACATGTGGCCTGCGAACTACGACAAGTCGGTTCCGGACGAGGTCATCGCCGTCAGCGACGGCGATTCGTTCGCCATGACCCGGCGCCTGGCCCGCGAGGAGGGACTGCTGGTGGGCGGCTCATCCGGCATGGCCGTGGTGGCCGCGCTGCAAACTGCCCGCGACCTCCCCGAAAGCGCTGTCGTGGTGGTCATCCTGCCCGACTCCGGCCGCGGCTACCTGGCCAAGATCTTCAACGACCAGTGGATGCGCTCCTACGGTTTCCTCTCCGGCGGCGAGGAAACGTCAGTGGGTGAGGTGATTAAGTCCAAGACCGGCGAACTGCCCGATCTGGTGCACATCCACCCGAACGAGACCGTCCGTGACGTCATCAACATCATGACCGAATTCGGCGTCAGCCACATCCCGGTCCTCTCCCAGGAACCTCCCGTGGTGATGGGCGAGGTCCTGGGCGCCGTGGATGAACGCACCCTGACGTCAAAGCTGTTCCGCGGCGAGGCCAAGCTGACGGACAAGATCTCCGAGCACATGGGGCCGAAACTGCCCGTGATCGGATCGCTGGAAACCATCTCGGCGGCCCGTGAGCTGCTCTCCGACGTTGACACCGTGATGGTGACGTTCGTCGGCGCCCCGGTGGGCATCCTGACCCGCCACGACCTCCTCGCGTACCTCAGCAACTGAACTGCTTCCCCGCTGATAGCGTCAAACTGCTTCACCACTGAACAGGAGCACCATGTCTGTCTCTGAACACCAAGGTTTCAACACCCGCGCCGTCCACGCCGGCCAGGCCTTCGAGCCCCGCACCGGCGCCGTGGTCCCGCCCGTGCACTTCAGCTCCACCTACGCCCAGGATGGCATCGGCGGGCTCCGCGACGGCTATGAGTACGGCCGCGGCACCAATCCCACGCGTGACGCCCTGCAGGAACAGCTCGCGGCCCTGGAAGGCGGAACCCACGCGTTTTCCTTCAGCTCGGGGCTGGCCGCGGAGGACTCCCTTATCCGCGCCCTGACCCGTCCGGGCGATCACATTGTGCTCGGCAACGACGCCTACGGCGGAACCTACCGGCTGATCAACGGCGTGCTGGGCGAGTGGGGGATCGGCAACACCCCGGTGGACATGTCCGACCTCGACGCTGTGCGCAAAACGGTGGCAGCCAACAAGACCCGCTTCGTCTGGGTGGAAACCCCCTCCAACCCCTTGATGAAGATCACCGATATGGAGGCGCTCGCCACGGTGGCGCACGACGCGGGGGCCCTCCTGGTGGTCGATAACACCTTTGCGTCCCCCTACCTGCAGAATCCGCTCGCCTTCGGTGCCGACGTTGTGGTCCACTCCACCACCAAGTACATCGGCGGGCACTCCGATGTGGTGGGCGGTGCCCTGGTGGTGAAGGACGCCGGGCTCGCGGAAAAGATCGGCTTTG from Arthrobacter pascens includes:
- a CDS encoding cystathionine beta-synthase, translated to MKYAQSILDLIGNTPLIKLNHVTDGIKATVLVKLEYLNPGGSIKDRIAAKMIEEAERDGKLLPGGTIVEPTSGNTGVGLALVAQQKGYKCIFVVPDKVGEDKRAVLQAYGAEVVVTPSAVTPDSPQSYYSVSDRIVTETPGAYKPDQFSNPAAPGSHYESTGPEIWHDTDGRVTHCVIGAGTGGTITGTGRYLKEVSADRPESDGGRVRIIGADPAGSVYSGGTGRPYFVEGVGEDMWPANYDKSVPDEVIAVSDGDSFAMTRRLAREEGLLVGGSSGMAVVAALQTARDLPESAVVVVILPDSGRGYLAKIFNDQWMRSYGFLSGGEETSVGEVIKSKTGELPDLVHIHPNETVRDVINIMTEFGVSHIPVLSQEPPVVMGEVLGAVDERTLTSKLFRGEAKLTDKISEHMGPKLPVIGSLETISAARELLSDVDTVMVTFVGAPVGILTRHDLLAYLSN
- a CDS encoding cystathionine gamma-synthase; the encoded protein is MSVSEHQGFNTRAVHAGQAFEPRTGAVVPPVHFSSTYAQDGIGGLRDGYEYGRGTNPTRDALQEQLAALEGGTHAFSFSSGLAAEDSLIRALTRPGDHIVLGNDAYGGTYRLINGVLGEWGIGNTPVDMSDLDAVRKTVAANKTRFVWVETPSNPLMKITDMEALATVAHDAGALLVVDNTFASPYLQNPLAFGADVVVHSTTKYIGGHSDVVGGALVVKDAGLAEKIGFVQFAVGAVSGPMDAFLTTRGLKTLGVRMDRHSDNAQAVAEWLLERPEVEAVHYPGLVGSPGHELAKKQMKRFGGMVSVQFKGGEAAARKVAESTSVFTLAESLGGIESLMNYPSEMTHASVKGTELAVPVNLIRLSCGIEDVEDLIADLEHAFTFIQ
- a CDS encoding VOC family protein — protein: MGGVVHFEIPADNQERARNFYKEALGWRIDPMPEMNYNVVITTPMDEQTGRPTEPGAINGGMMAREGDLKTPVITVDVEDIDATLKTVEQLGGSVVMPKDAIPGMGYYAYFKDTEGNIMGLWENLPAGQATGQGAGEGAAEGMGG